A segment of the Sphingomicrobium flavum genome:
CCACGGCGACGCCGTCACGCTCGCCCCCAGCGCCACCAGCCCGCCCGCCAGTGCGCCGAGCACGATCCGGGCCGCCAGCGGTGCACGCGCCGTGCGATTGCCCATCGAAGCCTGCTTGTCGCCATAGAGCTCACCCATCGCCAGCAAGGTCAGGATCGCAGCAGGCGCGGGTGCGCCCAGCCAGCCAAGCGCAGTGCCCGCCGCATCGAGCCAGCCAAAGGCCGCGCTCCACGCCACCAGCGCGATGGCAAGGAAGGCCCGCCCGCCAGTGAGCAGCCCGATGAAGAATGCGAGGGCGAGTGTCACTGTGATTCTTTCTGCTTTGCGGCCACCCATGCGGCAGCCGCATCGGCGCGCGCTTCCAGCGTGTCATGCTGGTCCCACGTCGCCTCGATCGCATCGTAAAATTGCTTGGCGTCCCCGCGATGGCGCAGGCCCTGCGTGTAGATGTAGGGCACATAGTCCGGCCCCAGCGCCTTCTTCACCGCTTCGCCGGACGCGTAGAATTGGAGATAATGCCAGAAGCGCTGGCCCTTGAGCCCATGGCGTCCGAGCGCCGCCAGCGCCAATTCCTGCAGTCCCTCCCCGATCGGCTTCATGTGGGTTGCCTCATGAAAGACCATTTCGAAGGCGTGATCGTTATTGCCGCTGTCCATCGCGCTTATTACCGACCAGCGAAAAGTGCCGGCGGTGAATGCTCCGGCGGGCGTGACATAGGGCACCAGATCGAAGCGGATCGGATCACTCCCCCATTCTGCGCCCAGCGTCTTTCGCAACTCAGCGGCAACCACATCGCCATGCATGTCGACCTGTGCCCGCACCCTTGCCGCCATCTCGCTCACGACGGCACGGTGGCGCGCGGCGAAATGCGCCTCATAATGCGGCATGAAATCGACTAAGGCGCGCCGGACATTCTCGTCGGACACTCCTTCCAGGCCCCGCTCCGCTAACCCGGCGCCGATGAAGGCCAGTCCATTGTCGAACAAGGGATGCATCTTGGCATATGGCGCGTAAGCGGCGACCAGCGGTGCGACCTGCGCTGCCAATGCGCCTTCCACCAGTGCCATGTCGGCCGGATCGATGGCGACGCGGTTGCGCTCGTCCACCTCAGATCGATTGCGGGCTAGATTATAGGCGAAGAAGTGCAGCGCCAGCCAGGGATCCTGATGGATTTCCAGCATGTCGGCAAAGCGTGGGCTTAACACCGCCGTTGCAGCGGGCGTGGTCACGGGCTCGGCTTGGGGGGTGCAACCCGTCAGCGCCAGCGCGGCCAAAATGGAAGGCGCGCTCGATGTGAGCCCGGTACGCACGCTATGCGCGCGCCGGCAGGACGCGGCCCGAACAGCTGCCAAGGCCGATCGATATCGCGCCCTCTTTCTCGCAGCGCGCGGCGAGGAAGATCTCGTCGCCATCTTCGAGGAAGGTCCGGGTCTCGCCATTGGGCAGGTCGATCGCCTTCTTGCCGCCATTGGACAGCTCCAGCATCGAGCCATAGCCTGATTCCTTGGCTGTCGAGAGGGTGCCGGTGCCGATGAGGTCGCCGGGCTGCAGGTTGCAGCCGTTGGAAGCATGGTGGGTGACGATCTGCGCCGCCGACCAGTACATCGCACTCGCCGCCTCGCCATGGCTGAGGCGGTGCGGCGCATCGCCCGCTTCGCGCATCTTTTCGGTCAGGATCAGCACATCGAGGCTGATGCCGAGCGCAGCCTTGTCGGGCCCGCCCTGTAGGTAAGGCAGAGGCTCGGGATCTCCGTCAGGGCGCGGGGGCATGGCTTCCATGAAGGGCGCGAGCGCCTGCGGGGTGATGACCCAGGGGCTGACGGTGGTGAGGAAGCTTTTGGCCAGGAACGGCCCCAGGGGCTGATATTCCCAGGCCTGCAAATCGCGCGCTGACCAGTCGTTGAGGAGGCAATAGCCGGCAATATGCTGGCTCGCCTCCGAGGCGGGAATGGGATCGCCGAGCGCATTGCCCTCACCCACCCAGATGCCCATTTCGAGCTCATAATCGAGCCGCGCCGAAGGTCCGCGTGCCGGCACCTCCTGATCCGGGCCCTTGCGCTGGCCCGAGGGGCGAACGACCGGATGACCCGACACGCGCACGCTGCTGGCGCGGCCATGATAGCCGATGGGCACATATTTATAATTGGGGAGCAGCGGATTATCGGGGCGGAACAGCTTGCCGACATTGGTGGCGTGATGAATGCCGACATAGAAATCGGTATAGTCGCCAACGCTGGCGGGCAGCTGCATTTCGACCGCCGACTGATCGACCAAGTGCGGTTCGATCGCAGCGCGATGCGCCTTGTCCGACAGCAGCTGGGAAAGCCTTGCGCGCAATTGGCTCGCCGCCTCATAGCCCTCGCCGAAAAAGCCGTTGAGCGTCTCTTCGCCTAGCGTCTCGGCCCATTCGCCCTCGATCAGCCCGGCATCGACCAGTGCGCCCAGATCGACGATCCTGTCGCCAATCGCCGCGCCGATCCGATAATCGCCTTCGCTGGCGGCAAAAACGCCGAGCGGCAGATTCTGGATCGGGAAATCGGGATGGCCATTGGCGCTATCCACCCAGCTTGAAAGGGCGGGGTCATGCGTCGCATCGAGGGTCATTGATCGGGTCCTTTTTGGGGAATCTGGGCCTTGGGGAACTGGTGCCAGGCCTGGTCATAATCATCCTGCGCACGTTCGAGCGCATAATCGGTCGGCTTATAGGGCCAGCACGTCTCGATCATGAAGGCCAGCGTGCCTTCGATTCTGTGCGGCTTTAGTTCCGCCTCGCTCGCTTTCTTCCAGCTGTCCACATCAGGGCCATGGCCGCTCATGATATTGTGCAGGCTGACCCCGCCGGGGCTGAAGCCGTCGGCCTTGGCGTCATATTCGCCCATGATCAGCCCCATCGCTTCGCTCATCACGTTGCGGTGGAACCAAGGCGGGCGGAAGGTATCCTCGGCGACCATCCAGCGCGGCGAAAAGATGACGAAATCGGCATTGGCACGGCCCGGCGTGTCGCTGGGGCTGGTCAGCACGGTGAAGATGCTGGGATCGGGATGATCGAAGCTGACCGTGTTCATCACGTTGAAGCGGCTCATATCATAGCGGCAGGGTGCGACGTTGCCGTGCCAGGCCACCACGTCGAGCGGCGAATGGTCGAGCGTGGTGTGCCACAGCGCACCGCCCTGCTTCTGGATGACCTCCACTTCGCCGTCCATATCCTCATAGGCGGCCACCGGCATTTCAAAATCGCGCGGATTGGCAAGGCCGTTGGCGCCGATGGGGCCAAGGTCGGGCAGGCGGAAAGGCGCGCCATAATTTTCGCCAACATAACCGCGCGAGGTGCCATCGGGCAGCAGCACCCTGAAACGGATCCCGCGCGGCACCAGCGCCAGATGGCCGGGCGGCACATCGAGATGCCCCATTTCGGTGAAGAGGTGCAGGCGACCCTGCTGCGGCAGGATGATCAATTCGCCATCTGCGGAGAAGAATACGCGGTCGCTCATCTCCTTGTCGGCGCGGTAGAGATGGAAGGCGACGCCGGTGAGGTCGGCCGGATCGCGCGTCCCCAGCATGGTCACCATGCCATCGACGAAATCCTTGCCCTCTGGCAATTCGGGCGGGTCCCAGCGCAGGCGGTTGGGCGCGATCGGATGGTCCGATCCGGCAGCCTTGAACAACGGGTTTCCGCAATACGCCTTGTAGGGGTGATGGTCGGCCGTCGGCCGCATGCGATAGAGCCAGCTGCGCAGATTTTCATGCCGCGCCATGGTGAAGGCGCTGGCCGAAAATTGCTCGGCATAAAGGCCGAAGGCCGGGCGCTGCGGGCTGTTGCGCCCCTTGGGCAGCGCGCCCGCCACCGCCTCGCTTTCGACATGGCTGCCAAAGCCCGTCAGATAGTCCATCTCATGTCCCTCTCATGAAGATCGTGCCGGGTGGTGGCGCTCGGCGGTTGCGAAGTCAAATGGCTTGACCCCGCTCAATTGGCCGTGGGCGCATCCATGATGGCATTGTCCATGATATTGTCAGTAGGCGCCTCGTCGGGTGCAATGACCGGCGGCGGTGCCTCTACCCCGATATCCTCTGGAATCGTGATATCCACCTCGGGCGTGCCGATGCCCAGTTCGTCGCGGAACAGGAAGACCAGCATGAGCACGGCAATGACCAGCAAGATCACCGACAGGATCGCGCCCCCACCGACCTTTTCCTCGACACCATCATCGACATCGTCCTCATCGCGATACGCCATATCCCATCCTCATTCGAAAAAGACCCAGATGCCAACCGTCAGCATGACTGCGCCGGTAACGATGCCATAGGCGCCCATCGTCATGCCCCTGGTGCTAGGCGCTTCGACCCAATTGGGTGACATGCGCGCGATCGCGCCGCACATGCGGTTCTTGGCGCTAACAACCAGCACGATCGCAACGGCCATGAAAAAGGTCGCCATCAGCCGCGGCACCCAGGAGGGCTCGAAGCTGCCGAAAATCGCGCGCAGGCCCAGCCCCAAGCCGATCGCGCCCATGCCGGTGCCCATCCAGCTGGCCATGGTGCGTTCGACCGCCATCAACGTGCGGTCTTCGGCCAGGTCCGTGCGGTCCTCGGCCAGTTCCTGGCTGTCCTTGTCGTGGTTCGCCGTGCCGCCGACCATGGTCTGTCCCCTTCTCTTACCCCACCATGCCTAGCGGCGCGTCAAAGTTCCACCCCCGGCCCGATCATGCGGAAACTTTCGCCGGCTACGACCCGTTGAGGCAGGGATATGAAAAATCATCCCTGGGCCAGCGCCACGTTCATCATTTTCGTTCTGCTCGGCCTCACGGCGCGCTGGGCCATCGGCAGCGTATACAGCCAGGGCGAAGCGCTCCAGCTCGTTGAAGCGCTGGCCTCTTCAGGCCTTTATCTGGGCTCAGCCAGCGCAACCGCCTCGGCCACCATTCTCGCGCTGATGCTGACCATTACCGGCATGATCCGCCGCCTCGACGCCGAATTCGACCGCGATGTTTGGTGGCGGATCGACAAGGTGGCGCAGGCCGCGACCATTTCGCTGATGGCCAGCCTGTCGCTGCTGCTCGCCCTGGTCTTCCCCATCGGCGAATTCGAGAAATTGCCGACCGAATGGTATGCCTGGCTCTATAATGGATTGTTCGGGGTGACGGTGCTGGTGATTGCATTGCTGGCGACCACGGTCACCTTGCTCTACGCCACCATCCGCGAGGTCATCGCCAAGGTCAGCCCGGACGTCGACGAGCTGTCGGGCGAGGAATCCGGCAAGGAATAGAAATGGTGCTGCCGGAGAGATTTGAACTCTCGACCTCTCCCTTACCAAGGGAGTGCTCTACCCCTGAGCTACGGCAGCATATGCTTCGTGGAGCGGGCGCGCCTAGACCATAGGGCCGCCTGACTGTCAAGCCGCTTGGCAGCGCCGCGCACAACTTTTAAGGCCTCAGCGCATGAGCCAGGACAAGGACGAAAAAGCCAGGAAGCTGGCCGAGGCATTGCGCGCCAATCTCAAGCGCCGCAAGGAGCAGGCCCGTGCCACCACGCCCCCGCCCGAAAAGCCGGGCGAGAGCGAGGACTGAGCGCGCCTTAAGCGGTCATGCAGAAAGCGTTGAGCTTATTGCCGTCGGGATCGCGGAAATAGCCGGCATAAAAGCCCTCATCGCCGCGCGGACCGGGCGCGCCCTCATCGCTACCGCCATTCGCCATGGCGACGTCATAGACGCGCTGGACATGGGCGGTATCCGTGCATTGCAGCGCTACCATCGTGCCATTGCCGACGCTGGCCGCATCGCCATCGAACGGCTTGGTTGCGGCCACGCCCGGCGCGCCGCCCATGTCGCCCCAGGCGATGAACGTTTCAAAGTCCATCATGCGGCCGACCCCAAATTCCTTGGCGATCGCATCATAAAAAGCGGCGGCCCGCGGCAGGTCGTTGGTGCCGAGCGTCACATAACCGATCATGTCTGTTCTCCCTCCGATTCGGATGAGAACATTAAGTGAACGTTTGACCTGAGTCTAGCGCGGGCGGTGGGCCGTTCCTTCGCCCGCCGTGATAAACAGCGCGCGCGCCTGCCCGGCCACATCGGCAGTGTGCCAGACGCCTGGCGCGTTGACGGCATAGTCCCCCGGCCCCAGCGTTACCGACGATCGGCTGCCGTCAGGCATTTCTTGGTGCAGGGTTATCTCACCCTCCAGGCAGACGACCAGTTCATCACCCCTGGGATGCATTTCCCAATTGTCCCAGTCGGCATCGAAATCGTACATGCTGACCAGCCGCCCCTCGGCACCGTCTGCAGCGACCCGCTCGGCATAGGCCTCATACCATTCCATGCCGGTCATTTCAGGCTGAGGCAGCGCCGTGGCGCCAAGCCCCAGATGGACCGGATGGGTCAGGAGTGAGCGCAGCCGGCTCATAGCGGCGCGCACGCGGCCTCAAGCCAGTCGAGCTCCTCGCCCTCCAGACGCGGGCCGATCTTTTCGACGACCTGGGCATGATAATCATCGACCCATTGGCGCTCCTCGCTCGTCAGCAAGGCAGTGTCGATCAGGCGGCGTTCGATCGGGGCGAAGGTCAGCGTTTCGAAGCCGAGCAATTTCTTGCCCGCCTCTGCCGCCGCGCCTTCGACTTCCACCACCAGCACCAGATTTTCGATTCGGATCCCATATTCGCCAGCTTTGTAATAGCCCGGCTCGTTGGACAGGATCATGCCCGCGCGCAGCGGTTCATCCGACCCTGCATAGGCCCCGCCCGGCGGCGAAATGCGCTGCGGACCTTCATGCACGGCCAGAAAAGCGCCGACGCCATGCCCGGTGCCATGGGCATAATCCAAGCCCACCTGCCAAAGATGCTGGCGCGCAAAGCTGTCGAGCCGCCCGCCCGTAATGCCCTCGGGCCAGCGCGCGGTGGCGATGGCGATATGACCCTTCAGCACGCGGGTGAAGCGGTCCTTCATCTCTTCGGTGG
Coding sequences within it:
- the hmgA gene encoding homogentisate 1,2-dioxygenase codes for the protein MDYLTGFGSHVESEAVAGALPKGRNSPQRPAFGLYAEQFSASAFTMARHENLRSWLYRMRPTADHHPYKAYCGNPLFKAAGSDHPIAPNRLRWDPPELPEGKDFVDGMVTMLGTRDPADLTGVAFHLYRADKEMSDRVFFSADGELIILPQQGRLHLFTEMGHLDVPPGHLALVPRGIRFRVLLPDGTSRGYVGENYGAPFRLPDLGPIGANGLANPRDFEMPVAAYEDMDGEVEVIQKQGGALWHTTLDHSPLDVVAWHGNVAPCRYDMSRFNVMNTVSFDHPDPSIFTVLTSPSDTPGRANADFVIFSPRWMVAEDTFRPPWFHRNVMSEAMGLIMGEYDAKADGFSPGGVSLHNIMSGHGPDVDSWKKASEAELKPHRIEGTLAFMIETCWPYKPTDYALERAQDDYDQAWHQFPKAQIPQKGPDQ
- a CDS encoding YidH family protein: MVGGTANHDKDSQELAEDRTDLAEDRTLMAVERTMASWMGTGMGAIGLGLGLRAIFGSFEPSWVPRLMATFFMAVAIVLVVSAKNRMCGAIARMSPNWVEAPSTRGMTMGAYGIVTGAVMLTVGIWVFFE
- the fahA gene encoding fumarylacetoacetase; this encodes MTLDATHDPALSSWVDSANGHPDFPIQNLPLGVFAASEGDYRIGAAIGDRIVDLGALVDAGLIEGEWAETLGEETLNGFFGEGYEAASQLRARLSQLLSDKAHRAAIEPHLVDQSAVEMQLPASVGDYTDFYVGIHHATNVGKLFRPDNPLLPNYKYVPIGYHGRASSVRVSGHPVVRPSGQRKGPDQEVPARGPSARLDYELEMGIWVGEGNALGDPIPASEASQHIAGYCLLNDWSARDLQAWEYQPLGPFLAKSFLTTVSPWVITPQALAPFMEAMPPRPDGDPEPLPYLQGGPDKAALGISLDVLILTEKMREAGDAPHRLSHGEAASAMYWSAAQIVTHHASNGCNLQPGDLIGTGTLSTAKESGYGSMLELSNGGKKAIDLPNGETRTFLEDGDEIFLAARCEKEGAISIGLGSCSGRVLPARA
- a CDS encoding DUF4126 domain-containing protein — translated: MTLALAFFIGLLTGGRAFLAIALVAWSAAFGWLDAAGTALGWLGAPAPAAILTLLAMGELYGDKQASMGNRTARAPLAARIVLGALAGGLVALGASVTASPWAGAAMGALGAAIGTFATFRLRAWLATRLGRDLRAALIEDALLIAGIVAVVALA
- a CDS encoding cupin domain-containing protein, whose protein sequence is MSRLRSLLTHPVHLGLGATALPQPEMTGMEWYEAYAERVAADGAEGRLVSMYDFDADWDNWEMHPRGDELVVCLEGEITLHQEMPDGSRSSVTLGPGDYAVNAPGVWHTADVAGQARALFITAGEGTAHRPR
- a CDS encoding VOC family protein; protein product: MIGYVTLGTNDLPRAAAFYDAIAKEFGVGRMMDFETFIAWGDMGGAPGVAATKPFDGDAASVGNGTMVALQCTDTAHVQRVYDVAMANGGSDEGAPGPRGDEGFYAGYFRDPDGNKLNAFCMTA